From the Lathyrus oleraceus cultivar Zhongwan6 chromosome 4, CAAS_Psat_ZW6_1.0, whole genome shotgun sequence genome, one window contains:
- the LOC127075075 gene encoding 1,4-dihydroxy-2-naphthoyl-CoA synthase, peroxisomal, translating to MADIQTVIRRVTSVTNHLLPTPTTPQTQLISLCHTSSSTNNHSYQRVHGNVPSNDVVWKVASDDEGKDFTDIVYEKSVGEGIAKISINRPERRNAFRPHTVKELIRAFNDARDDPSVGVIILTGKGTDAFCSGGDQALRTEDGYSDYENIGRLNVLDLQVQIRRLPKPVIAMVAGYAVGGGHVLHMVCDLTIAADNAVFGQTGPKVGSFDAGYGSSIMSRLVGPKKAREMWFLARFYSAVEAEKMGLINTVVPLESLEKETIKWCREILRNSPTAIRVLKASINAVDDGHAGLQEMGGNATLIFYGTEEANEGKTAYMERRRPDFSKFNRRP from the exons ATGGCAGACATTCAAACCGTTATCAGAAGAGTCACCTCTGTAACCAACCACCTCCTTCCCACTCCAACAACACCACAAACTCAACTCATTTCCTTGTGCCACACTTCAAGCTCCACAAATAACCATAGCTACCAACGAGTTCATGGAAATGTTCCCTCCAATGATGTTGTCTGGAAGGTTGCTTCTGATGATGAAGGAAAGGATTTCACTGACATTGTTTACGAGAAATCCGTTGGTGAAGGAATAGCAAAG ATTAGTATTAATAGGCCAGAGAGAAGGAATGCCTTTCGACCTCACACGGTTAAGGAGCTTATTCGCGCTTTCAATGATGCTAGAGATGATCCTTCTGTTGGTGTCATCATTCTCACTGGAAAG GGAACCGATGCATTTTGTAGTGGTGGTGACCAAGCATTGAGGACTGAAGATGGTTATTCTGATTATGAAAATATCGGTCGCCTTAATGTGTTAGACTTGCAA GTGCAGATTCGCCGCCTTCCAAAACCAGTGATTGCAATG GTTGCAGGGTATGCTGTTGGAGGAGGACATGTATTGCATATGGTTTGTGATCTAACAATCGCAGCAGATAATGCTGTCTTCGGCCAAACGGGTCCTAAG GTTGGGAGTTTCGATGCTGGTTACGGAAGTTCCATCATGTCGCGTTTG GTAGGTCCGAAAAAAGCGCGTGAAATGTGGTTTCTCGCAAGGTTTTATTCTGCTGTTGAAGCAGAGAAAATGGGCCTTATCAACACTGTTGTACCA CTAGAGAGTTTAGAGAAAGAAACAATCAAATGGTGTAGGGAGATACTCAGAAACAGCCCGACTGCAATTCGGGTTCTCAAGGCATCTATTAATGCGGTGGATGACGGGCACGCGGGACTTCAG GAAATGGGTGGAAATGCAACACTGATATTTTATGGCACTGAAGAAGCAAATGAAGGAAAAACTGCGTATATGGAACGTAGACGCCCGGATTTTTCGAAGTTTAATCGAAGACCATAA